From a single Lentimicrobiaceae bacterium genomic region:
- a CDS encoding oxidoreductase: MKRKLSLNKVKVSRQTEIAPGVFVLSFPRPWDFVAGQVLGIGAHETDEARLYSIASGELDDEVDILYNINPDGKLTPWLAKVNTGDNIWVSEPFGSFTGTGEPGWWIASGTGIAPFSAMFRTGLTAGKKLLHGGRDLHSFYFHEKFKSTFGDNYVRCCSREEGPEIYPGRLTKYLSEQEQLPANEKYYLCGSAEMVVEVRDLLISKGIPFNNIISEIYF, translated from the coding sequence ATGAAACGTAAATTAAGCCTGAATAAAGTAAAAGTAAGCCGGCAAACAGAAATAGCGCCGGGTGTATTTGTTCTCTCCTTTCCACGTCCGTGGGATTTTGTTGCCGGGCAGGTGCTGGGCATTGGTGCACACGAAACTGACGAGGCACGCCTTTACAGCATTGCCAGCGGCGAACTCGACGATGAAGTTGACATTTTATACAACATCAATCCCGACGGGAAATTAACGCCCTGGCTGGCGAAGGTGAATACGGGCGACAATATATGGGTGAGCGAGCCATTTGGGTCATTCACCGGCACAGGGGAACCCGGCTGGTGGATTGCATCGGGCACAGGCATTGCCCCGTTCAGTGCCATGTTTCGTACAGGGTTAACCGCTGGCAAAAAACTGCTGCATGGCGGCCGCGACCTTCATTCTTTCTATTTCCATGAGAAATTTAAATCAACCTTCGGCGACAACTATGTGCGCTGCTGTTCAAGAGAAGAAGGCCCTGAAATATACCCGGGACGCCTTACCAAATACCTGAGCGAACAGGAACAACTTCCGGCCAACGAAAAGTATTATCTTTGCGGAAGCGCTGAAATGGTGGTCGAAGTACGCGACCTGTTGATTTCCAAAGGAATACCATTCAACAACATCATTTCGGAAATTTATTTTTAA
- a CDS encoding phage tail protein produces the protein MENSRGTVAGSRPPLRFEVSFGGRICYFSEVSGLAANLKDKAGFYFPEGPVGRIVSQQRGHLFFKRGFSVHRDDFDLWMNVALPQPFHVRILLKDENGRSVHAWIVYNARIVKINSAGLSATGQEVVFEEIELAHEGVVVD, from the coding sequence ATGGAAAACTCAAGGGGAACAGTTGCAGGGAGTCGGCCTCCGCTGCGTTTTGAAGTTAGTTTCGGTGGCCGGATATGCTATTTCAGCGAAGTGTCAGGACTTGCTGCCAATCTTAAAGATAAAGCCGGATTTTATTTTCCTGAAGGCCCTGTGGGCAGAATTGTGTCGCAACAGCGCGGGCATTTATTTTTTAAACGTGGGTTTTCTGTTCATCGCGATGACTTTGATTTATGGATGAATGTTGCTTTGCCTCAGCCTTTTCATGTCAGAATTTTATTGAAGGATGAGAACGGCCGGTCAGTTCATGCATGGATAGTTTACAATGCCCGTATAGTTAAGATTAACAGTGCAGGGCTTTCGGCAACTGGTCAGGAGGTTGTTTTTGAAGAAATTGAGCTTGCCCACGAAGGTGTAGTGGTAGATTAA
- a CDS encoding MATE family efflux transporter has protein sequence MHDLTEGKPGKLILQFATPMLIGNVFQQLYNVTDSIIVGKFLGKEALAAVGASFPLIFMLISFIIGIASGSTIIIAQYFGAKDMARVRKTIDTMYIFLFFASILIAIVGMVFSGPIFRLIKLPEELIPHAALYMNVYLSGMIFFFGFNGTSAILRGLGDSKTPLYFLIISTLANIIFDLLFIVVFKWGIAGAALATVLSQAGAFLTTVIYLNRTHEVINLSWRKLDWDRDIFKSSIRIGVPTGFQQTFVSLGMLALLRIVNDYGTDAVAAYSVAGRIDGLASLPAMNFGQALSTYTGQNIGANKTPRVKLGLVATLNISTVVALVTSALVIIFREPLMAMFTNDQSVIDIGARYLLIVGGFYIFFSSMFVVGGVMRGAGDTIIPMFITLFSLWIVRIPIAWFLSHRIGIDGIWWAVPIAWFFGMSFSYIYYRTGKWKTKAVVKYR, from the coding sequence ATGCACGATTTAACCGAGGGAAAACCCGGAAAACTGATATTACAATTTGCAACGCCAATGCTCATAGGCAATGTTTTTCAGCAACTATACAATGTTACTGACAGCATAATTGTGGGCAAATTTTTAGGCAAGGAAGCATTGGCTGCTGTAGGAGCCTCATTCCCGTTGATTTTTATGCTTATTTCATTTATAATAGGCATTGCGAGTGGCTCAACCATCATTATTGCGCAGTATTTCGGGGCAAAAGACATGGCCAGGGTGCGTAAGACCATTGACACCATGTACATCTTCCTGTTTTTTGCCTCTATCCTGATAGCCATTGTGGGTATGGTTTTTAGTGGCCCGATTTTCAGATTGATAAAACTGCCTGAAGAACTGATTCCGCATGCGGCACTATACATGAATGTGTACCTCTCAGGCATGATCTTCTTTTTTGGATTTAATGGCACAAGTGCCATTTTACGCGGGCTGGGCGATTCTAAGACCCCGCTTTATTTTCTGATTATCTCCACACTGGCCAATATTATTTTCGACCTTTTATTTATTGTAGTATTCAAATGGGGCATTGCAGGTGCCGCACTGGCCACTGTATTGTCGCAGGCAGGTGCATTCCTTACTACTGTCATTTACCTTAACCGCACTCATGAAGTAATTAATCTCTCGTGGCGTAAGCTGGATTGGGACCGCGATATATTCAAATCGAGTATTCGCATAGGTGTTCCAACCGGTTTTCAACAAACCTTTGTTTCATTGGGTATGCTGGCTTTGCTCAGAATAGTGAACGACTACGGCACCGATGCCGTGGCGGCATACAGCGTGGCCGGACGTATAGACGGCTTGGCTTCCTTGCCGGCCATGAACTTCGGACAAGCATTATCAACTTATACCGGACAAAATATCGGCGCCAATAAAACACCCAGGGTAAAACTGGGATTGGTGGCCACCCTCAACATTTCAACAGTGGTAGCTCTTGTTACATCTGCCCTGGTCATCATTTTCAGGGAACCTCTTATGGCCATGTTTACCAATGACCAAAGCGTGATAGATATTGGCGCCCGCTATCTGCTCATTGTGGGCGGATTTTATATTTTCTTTTCCAGCATGTTTGTTGTGGGCGGAGTTATGCGCGGAGCAGGCGACACTATTATTCCCATGTTTATTACACTTTTTTCCCTCTGGATTGTCCGGATTCCAATTGCCTGGTTTTTATCACATCGAATAGGCATTGACGGTATATGGTGGGCTGTGCCTATTGCATGGTTCTTTGGGATGAGCTTTTCATATATATACTACCGCACCGGCAAATGGAAAACCAAGGCAGTGGTTAAATATCGCTAA
- the rlmN gene encoding 23S rRNA (adenine(2503)-C(2))-methyltransferase RlmN: protein MSEIKESLFGKTLAELTEISKSLGLPSYTGGQIAYWLYKTDVVSFDEMSNISKKSRALLQQNFDFGVKAPMSVKESADGTKKYLFSAGNGKFIEAAYIPDGKRHTLCVSSQVGCKMGCLFCMTGKQGFQGHLSAGEILNQLRSIPERKLMTNIVYMGMGEPFDNLEAVMKSQEILTAEYGFAISVRKVTVSTIGIIPAMREFLEKSKCNLAVSLHTPFDDERRKLMPIQNVYPLKEVIATIQEFDIGKYRRVSFEYIMFKGVNDTRRHVNELARILNKVKSRINLIRFHPIPDTPLLSSDEATILDFQQALNDKGIVTTLRASRGQDIEAACGLLSTKELVKAQREMEDNKPKA, encoded by the coding sequence ATGTCTGAAATAAAAGAATCTCTTTTTGGCAAAACACTTGCCGAGCTGACTGAAATATCAAAATCATTAGGACTGCCATCCTACACAGGCGGACAGATCGCTTATTGGCTATACAAAACTGACGTGGTTTCATTTGATGAAATGTCGAACATTTCGAAAAAATCAAGGGCCCTGCTTCAGCAGAACTTTGATTTTGGCGTAAAAGCCCCTATGAGCGTCAAGGAATCAGCTGATGGTACGAAGAAATATCTGTTCAGTGCTGGCAACGGAAAATTTATTGAAGCAGCCTACATCCCCGATGGCAAACGACACACGCTGTGCGTTTCGTCGCAAGTGGGATGTAAAATGGGGTGCTTGTTCTGCATGACAGGAAAACAAGGGTTTCAGGGCCATCTTTCGGCTGGCGAAATCCTCAATCAGTTGCGCAGCATTCCCGAACGCAAGCTGATGACCAATATTGTTTACATGGGCATGGGCGAGCCATTTGACAACCTGGAAGCTGTGATGAAAAGTCAGGAGATTCTCACAGCTGAATATGGATTTGCCATCAGTGTGCGAAAAGTAACCGTTTCAACCATCGGTATCATACCGGCTATGCGCGAGTTTCTTGAAAAAAGTAAATGCAACCTTGCCGTAAGTCTGCACACACCCTTCGACGACGAGCGCCGCAAACTAATGCCTATCCAAAACGTTTACCCGCTTAAAGAAGTTATTGCCACCATTCAGGAATTTGACATCGGAAAATACCGCCGGGTTTCTTTTGAATACATTATGTTTAAAGGGGTAAACGACACCCGAAGGCATGTAAACGAACTGGCGCGCATTCTCAACAAAGTCAAAAGCCGAATCAACCTTATCCGTTTTCACCCGATTCCCGATACACCTTTACTCAGCTCCGACGAGGCCACCATTCTTGACTTCCAGCAAGCACTCAATGACAAAGGCATTGTCACCACATTACGTGCATCGCGGGGACAGGATATTGAAGCTGCCTGCGGATTGCTTTCAACCAAAGAGCTGGTAAAAGCACAACGCGAAATGGAAGACAACAAGCCCAAAGCATAA
- a CDS encoding DedA family protein, producing MHSVIDWYMMNISYLTVFLLMAIEGSFIPFPSEVVIPPAAWKAAQGDLNVYMVVVAGTAGALAGSLINYFLSYYLGRKIVYAFADTRVARMLLITPEKVEKAEHYFVKHGRSSTFIGRLVPGVRQLISIPAGLSKMPLKDFIVYTLLGAGIWNIILAALGYFLYSQKELLDLYYKELSYIMLVLGILFVAYLIFSGMRKKASKAS from the coding sequence CTGCACTCAGTCATCGACTGGTACATGATGAATATCAGTTACCTGACCGTATTTTTATTAATGGCCATCGAAGGCTCATTTATTCCTTTCCCATCGGAAGTTGTTATACCTCCTGCCGCATGGAAAGCCGCTCAGGGCGATTTAAATGTTTATATGGTAGTAGTAGCCGGCACTGCAGGCGCGCTGGCAGGCTCGCTTATCAACTACTTTCTTTCTTATTACCTGGGAAGAAAAATTGTGTATGCTTTTGCCGACACCCGCGTGGCTCGTATGCTGCTGATAACGCCCGAAAAAGTTGAAAAAGCTGAACATTACTTTGTTAAACACGGTCGCAGTTCCACATTTATAGGAAGGCTGGTTCCAGGTGTTAGACAACTTATTTCAATTCCGGCCGGCCTTTCAAAAATGCCATTGAAAGATTTTATTGTGTATACACTGCTGGGAGCTGGCATCTGGAACATTATTCTGGCTGCGCTGGGATATTTCCTTTATTCACAAAAAGAACTGCTTGACCTATATTACAAAGAGCTTTCATACATCATGCTCGTGCTGGGCATTCTGTTTGTTGCTTACCTGATATTCAGCGGGATGCGCAAAAAAGCCAGCAAAGCAAGCTGA